One Oryzomonas sagensis genomic region harbors:
- a CDS encoding GGDEF domain-containing protein, which translates to MDSIQTVITGKTRLPSPPLICINILDLVREDDFTFQDLAHIIGADPSLTAKLLKVANTPYYNLSGSVTSVEKAVAILGVNIVKIIALSFVVYSEFQVEGDGTFDIDLFWRRSLTSAVAAEQIATALAGSGGDLFLIALLQDIGALLMRNWRPQDYRQLSRAALDGRTPLHRLERDLFGFDHQTAGAELFKSWNFPEEICLPIRHHHCGDDAPQQYRLTIDILEAANVLSCFYNDSHDVARITRAKQLLTAGLGFEEHAADSLIEEVARKSGEMFVAFGINGATVKPLSQILQEANEELGAMYHSYELMMLELKQAREKAEALAQELHESNERHRELAYKDDLTQAYNYRFFQEALGQEISRSQRYGREFSLVLFDLDQLKEINDTHGHLVGSQVLVNVSRLVQKKVRATDIFARLGGDEFGIILPETDASRAGIVAEQIRRSIEASAGSIAATISVGVTSYRSDHGDWDKRVIFNKADAALYMAKKTGKNRVHVA; encoded by the coding sequence TTGGATTCGATTCAAACCGTGATCACGGGAAAGACCAGGCTTCCTTCGCCTCCCTTGATTTGCATCAATATTCTCGATCTGGTGCGCGAGGACGATTTCACCTTTCAGGACCTGGCCCACATCATCGGCGCGGACCCCTCCCTGACCGCCAAACTCCTGAAGGTTGCCAATACCCCCTACTACAACCTCTCCGGTTCGGTTACCAGCGTCGAAAAGGCGGTCGCCATCCTGGGGGTGAATATCGTCAAGATCATCGCCCTCTCCTTTGTCGTGTACAGCGAGTTCCAGGTGGAGGGAGACGGCACGTTCGACATCGACCTCTTCTGGCGGCGCTCCCTGACCTCGGCCGTGGCTGCCGAACAGATTGCCACCGCCCTTGCCGGTTCGGGCGGCGACCTGTTCCTCATCGCCCTGCTCCAGGACATCGGCGCCCTGCTCATGCGCAACTGGCGGCCCCAGGACTACCGGCAGCTCTCCAGGGCCGCCCTGGACGGGCGCACCCCGCTGCACCGCCTGGAGCGCGACCTCTTCGGATTCGACCATCAGACGGCGGGCGCGGAACTGTTCAAGAGCTGGAACTTCCCCGAAGAGATCTGCCTCCCCATACGGCATCACCACTGCGGCGACGACGCGCCGCAACAGTATCGCCTGACCATCGACATACTGGAGGCCGCCAACGTCCTTTCGTGCTTCTACAACGACAGCCACGACGTCGCCAGGATTACCCGGGCCAAACAGCTGCTCACCGCGGGCCTGGGCTTCGAGGAGCATGCCGCCGACAGCCTGATCGAGGAGGTCGCCCGCAAGAGCGGGGAGATGTTCGTCGCCTTCGGCATCAACGGCGCGACCGTGAAGCCGCTCTCCCAGATCCTGCAGGAAGCCAACGAGGAACTGGGCGCAATGTACCATTCCTACGAGCTGATGATGCTGGAATTGAAACAGGCGCGGGAAAAGGCCGAGGCCCTGGCCCAGGAACTCCATGAGAGCAACGAACGGCACCGGGAGCTGGCCTACAAGGACGACCTGACCCAGGCGTACAACTACCGTTTCTTCCAGGAGGCCCTGGGGCAGGAAATCAGCAGATCCCAGCGCTACGGCCGGGAATTTTCCCTCGTCCTGTTCGACCTGGATCAGCTCAAGGAGATCAACGACACCCACGGGCATCTCGTGGGGAGCCAGGTGCTGGTCAACGTCAGCAGGCTGGTGCAGAAAAAGGTGCGGGCCACCGATATCTTTGCCCGCCTGGGGGGCGACGAATTCGGCATCATCCTGCCGGAAACGGACGCCTCCCGGGCCGGCATCGTTGCCGAGCAGATCAGGCGCTCCATAGAGGCTTCGGCCGGGAGTATCGCCGCCACCATCAGCGTCGGCGTGACCAGCTACCGCTCCGACCATGGGGATTGGGACAAGAGGGTCATCTTCAACAAGGCGGACGCGGCCCTGTACATGGCCAAGAAAACCGGCAAGAACCGCGTCCACGTGGCATAG
- a CDS encoding nitroreductase: MPQEPSPVVCKNCALLLVRRCYGKHWWFRLVREPLVWGMRLLSLCHGIDARRHVVSNPECRGCVRFMKAELEEKSPLFRFLNDRIGPRFGAMRNAMLTPAELDEAKRRAREMMAPKPRE; the protein is encoded by the coding sequence ATGCCCCAGGAACCATCTCCCGTTGTCTGCAAAAACTGCGCGCTGCTGCTTGTCCGGCGCTGCTATGGAAAGCATTGGTGGTTCCGCCTGGTCCGGGAGCCGTTGGTGTGGGGCATGCGCCTCTTGTCCCTCTGCCACGGGATCGACGCCCGCAGGCACGTGGTGAGCAATCCCGAATGCCGCGGCTGCGTCCGCTTCATGAAGGCGGAACTGGAGGAGAAATCGCCCCTGTTCCGCTTCCTCAACGACCGCATCGGCCCGCGCTTCGGCGCCATGCGCAACGCCATGCTCACCCCGGCGGAACTGGACGAGGCCAAACGCCGCGCCAGGGAGATGATGGCGCCAAAGCCCCGGGAATAG
- the arsS gene encoding arsenosugar biosynthesis radical SAM (seleno)protein ArsS (Some members of this family are selenoproteins.) yields the protein METATFDNYMEKSGQVLTRDSVACLQMNLGYACNLSCSHCHVGADPHRTEEMSRQVMEHCLRFVEQGAVNVVDLTGGAPEMNPHLRYLIERLRMIGSLEKILLRSNLSILAEAGYADLPSFLAENNVEIVASMPCYLKENVEAQRGPGVYEANITVLQELNRIGYGTTGPGLHLVYNPGGDFLPGPQPALEAAYKEHLGKRFGITFTSLYTITNMPIGRFRSDLERHGQLQPYLDLLAESFNPANLARVMCRNMVSVDWQGQVYDCDFNHVLRLPLDVADGYIGNVRADDLIGTAIASGEHCFACTAGAGSSCQGSLSA from the coding sequence TTGGAAACTGCGACGTTCGACAATTATATGGAGAAGAGCGGACAGGTATTGACACGGGATTCCGTGGCGTGCCTGCAGATGAATCTGGGGTATGCCTGCAACCTGAGTTGTAGCCACTGCCACGTGGGAGCGGATCCTCACCGCACGGAAGAGATGAGCCGGCAGGTGATGGAGCACTGCCTCCGCTTTGTGGAGCAGGGGGCGGTCAATGTGGTGGACCTTACGGGGGGGGCGCCGGAAATGAATCCCCACCTGCGCTACCTGATCGAGCGGCTGCGCATGATCGGCTCCCTGGAAAAGATCCTGCTCAGGAGCAACCTCAGCATCCTGGCCGAGGCCGGCTATGCCGACCTGCCCTCCTTCCTGGCGGAGAACAACGTGGAGATCGTTGCCTCCATGCCCTGTTACCTGAAGGAAAACGTGGAAGCCCAGCGCGGCCCCGGCGTTTACGAGGCCAACATCACGGTCTTGCAGGAGTTGAACCGCATCGGCTACGGGACCACGGGCCCCGGCCTGCACCTGGTCTACAACCCGGGGGGGGATTTCCTGCCCGGCCCGCAACCGGCTCTGGAGGCCGCCTACAAGGAGCATCTGGGCAAGCGGTTCGGCATTACGTTCACCAGCCTGTACACCATCACCAACATGCCCATCGGCCGCTTCCGCAGCGACCTGGAGCGGCACGGGCAGTTGCAGCCCTACCTGGACCTGCTGGCGGAGAGCTTCAACCCCGCCAACCTGGCCAGGGTGATGTGCCGGAACATGGTCAGCGTGGATTGGCAGGGGCAGGTGTACGACTGCGACTTCAACCACGTCCTGCGGCTCCCCCTGGATGTGGCCGACGGCTACATCGGCAATGTGCGCGCCGACGACCTGATCGGCACCGCCATCGCGTCGGGCGAGCACTGCTTCGCCTGCACCGCCGGCGCGGGCAGCAGCTGCCAGGGAAGCCTGAGCGCCTAG
- a CDS encoding DUF4124 domain-containing protein — translation MKRLLIILLLAASAAQAETYEWTDREGTVHFSESRAEIPAPYRKSATPLGIDVTGSGSGPAAAVSSPATRQGTTEGGSVADRMEEVKGRLQNDEGSMALIRQLQDDPQMQALLSDPAVLRAVQAGDYGALMNNPAFLKLLTNPRVQQIEKRLQQGGTK, via the coding sequence ATGAAAAGACTCCTTATCATTTTGCTGCTGGCGGCGTCCGCCGCCCAGGCGGAAACCTATGAATGGACCGATCGGGAGGGAACCGTCCACTTCTCCGAATCCCGCGCCGAGATCCCGGCACCCTACCGGAAAAGCGCCACCCCCCTGGGGATCGACGTCACGGGAAGCGGGAGCGGCCCCGCAGCAGCCGTCTCCTCCCCCGCCACCCGGCAGGGCACCACGGAGGGCGGTTCCGTCGCCGACCGGATGGAGGAGGTGAAGGGGCGGTTGCAGAATGACGAAGGGAGCATGGCGCTCATCCGCCAACTGCAAGACGACCCGCAGATGCAGGCGCTGTTGAGCGACCCGGCGGTGCTGCGCGCGGTCCAGGCCGGGGATTACGGCGCCCTGATGAACAACCCCGCGTTCCTGAAGCTGCTCACCAATCCCCGGGTGCAGCAGATCGAGAAACGGCTGCAGCAGGGGGGGACGAAGTAG
- a CDS encoding bacteriohemerythrin: MPLCTWETSFNLESGVMNEHHQRLVSLINAAYDAIQLNDSHGMVRIVDELLDYATYHFRTEADLMRQCGYPSQASHLEQHGHFFRHISDLQSRLHAREPLHNLEIVIFLKEWLMQHILVTDRELAGYLAANVPAAPAPLPSQGGA; the protein is encoded by the coding sequence ATGCCCCTTTGCACCTGGGAGACCAGTTTCAACCTTGAATCAGGGGTTATGAACGAACACCACCAGCGGTTGGTGAGCCTCATCAACGCGGCCTACGACGCCATTCAGTTGAACGACAGCCACGGCATGGTGCGTATCGTGGACGAGCTTCTCGATTACGCCACCTACCATTTCAGGACCGAAGCGGACCTGATGCGCCAGTGCGGCTATCCGTCCCAGGCGTCCCACCTGGAACAGCACGGCCACTTCTTTCGCCATATCAGCGACCTGCAGAGCCGGCTGCACGCACGCGAGCCGCTGCACAACCTTGAGATCGTGATCTTTCTGAAGGAGTGGCTGATGCAGCACATCCTCGTGACAGACCGGGAACTGGCCGGCTATCTCGCCGCCAACGTCCCGGCCGCACCGGCCCCCCTCCCCTCCCAAGGCGGCGCATGA
- a CDS encoding putative bifunctional diguanylate cyclase/phosphodiesterase: MHDASRTRRQLQREIDALRGRVVLLEETVTKMRHRGESHGAASLTDRLTGLPNRSMFYDTLNNALSSAKESGGKLAVIFFALDRFKLINDTLGQFVGDALLRETAVRLDACLAPRDTLCRPGRNEFLLLLPGMGCRDDVMQVVADVFDAMADSFLLADQELVINANMGICLYPEGGGSADALIRNAYAALLKAKDSGKNTHRFFSPQSYESEFGRLLLENDLRRAVNRQDFSLHYQPQVDLQGGRVVGVEALARWEHQTLGNISPDQFIPLAEGIGMMAPLGEWVLRTACEHHLACSSSGCQPVRYAVNLSPTQLHSGNLVPWIFSVLEETGLDPNFLELEITEGALLKNSEATVAAFNTLHAEGVHIAIDDFGTGYSSLAYLSQFPISKLKIDKTFTSAVTTDEKSAAISRAIISLAHSLDMRVMAEGVETREQLDYLRDLECDEIQGYLVSCPLPADETMQFLARHSLSEFPL, encoded by the coding sequence ATGCACGATGCGAGCAGGACGCGGCGGCAGCTCCAAAGAGAGATAGACGCCTTGCGCGGCCGGGTTGTTCTCCTGGAGGAAACGGTGACGAAGATGCGCCACCGGGGCGAAAGCCACGGTGCGGCGTCTTTGACGGACCGTCTGACCGGTTTGCCGAACCGGTCCATGTTCTACGATACCCTGAACAACGCCCTTTCCTCAGCCAAAGAGAGCGGCGGCAAGCTTGCCGTCATCTTCTTTGCCCTCGATCGTTTCAAACTCATCAACGATACCCTCGGCCAGTTCGTGGGGGACGCGCTCCTGCGGGAGACGGCCGTCCGCCTCGACGCCTGCCTCGCGCCCCGCGACACCCTCTGCCGGCCGGGGCGGAACGAGTTCTTGCTGCTCCTGCCCGGCATGGGCTGCCGGGACGACGTCATGCAGGTCGTGGCGGACGTTTTCGACGCCATGGCGGATTCCTTCCTGTTGGCGGACCAGGAGCTTGTCATCAACGCCAACATGGGGATCTGCCTCTACCCGGAAGGGGGGGGCAGCGCCGACGCCCTGATCAGAAACGCCTATGCGGCCCTCCTGAAGGCCAAGGATTCCGGGAAAAACACCCACCGCTTCTTTTCCCCGCAAAGTTACGAATCGGAATTCGGCCGGCTCCTGTTGGAGAACGACCTGCGCCGGGCCGTCAATCGCCAGGATTTTTCCCTGCACTACCAGCCCCAGGTGGACCTGCAGGGGGGCCGGGTCGTGGGGGTGGAGGCCCTGGCGCGCTGGGAGCACCAGACCCTGGGGAACATCTCCCCGGACCAGTTCATCCCGCTCGCCGAGGGTATCGGCATGATGGCGCCCCTGGGGGAATGGGTGCTCCGAACCGCCTGCGAGCACCATCTCGCCTGCAGCAGTTCCGGCTGCCAGCCGGTCAGGTATGCGGTCAACCTTTCCCCCACCCAACTCCACTCCGGCAACCTGGTGCCCTGGATCTTCTCGGTCCTTGAAGAAACCGGACTGGACCCTAACTTTCTGGAGCTGGAGATAACGGAAGGCGCTCTCCTGAAGAACAGCGAGGCCACGGTGGCGGCTTTCAACACCCTGCACGCCGAGGGGGTGCATATCGCCATCGACGATTTCGGCACCGGCTACTCCAGCCTTGCCTACCTGAGCCAGTTCCCCATCAGCAAGCTGAAGATCGACAAGACCTTCACCAGCGCGGTCACCACGGATGAGAAGTCCGCCGCCATCTCCCGGGCGATCATCTCCCTGGCCCACAGCCTCGACATGCGGGTCATGGCCGAAGGGGTCGAGACCCGGGAGCAGTTGGACTACCTGCGGGACCTGGAATGCGACGAGATCCAGGGGTACCTGGTATCGTGCCCGCTGCCCGCCGACGAGACCATGCAGTTTCTGGCACGGCACTCCCTGTCCGAATTTCCCCTGTAA